One Armatimonadota bacterium DNA window includes the following coding sequences:
- a CDS encoding RDD family protein, giving the protein MPYYYTILSPERVEIRYRLAGLGTRAIAAAIDDTIIALVAGLALVGIGLFLGIFESLAWDAPTQAVLAFWTMGAFVAWFAYYIGFEIAWNGQTPGKRWMGLRVIRLDGSPIEPFNAFSRELLRLVDFFPPYYALGGTVAFFNGYWQRIGDLAAGTIVVREGREVQTSSVSIWRLPPEPTPQETTVYSVSGISPQEYRALRDYLNRRSELNPEADVRLARLFWDDVKSKIVLHGSEQFSPALMIEAVVAKYERSMSDQR; this is encoded by the coding sequence GTGCCTTACTACTACACGATACTAAGCCCCGAACGGGTTGAGATTCGCTATCGTTTGGCCGGCTTGGGCACTCGCGCCATTGCCGCCGCAATCGACGATACCATTATCGCGCTCGTCGCCGGCCTTGCTTTGGTTGGGATCGGCCTATTCTTAGGAATCTTTGAGAGTTTGGCCTGGGACGCGCCGACGCAGGCGGTATTGGCCTTCTGGACGATGGGCGCCTTTGTTGCGTGGTTCGCCTATTACATCGGGTTCGAGATCGCCTGGAACGGTCAGACGCCCGGCAAACGATGGATGGGCCTGCGCGTCATCCGCTTGGACGGCAGCCCGATCGAGCCTTTCAACGCATTTAGCCGCGAACTGTTGCGACTGGTGGATTTTTTTCCGCCCTATTATGCCCTGGGCGGCACGGTCGCGTTCTTTAATGGCTACTGGCAACGGATTGGCGATTTGGCCGCTGGAACCATCGTCGTGCGGGAAGGTCGCGAAGTCCAAACGAGCAGTGTCTCGATCTGGCGATTGCCGCCCGAGCCGACCCCGCAAGAAACGACCGTTTACTCGGTTTCAGGAATATCGCCTCAAGAGTATCGCGCGCTTCGAGACTACCTGAATCGCCGTAGCGAACTGAACCCGGAGGCCGATGTGCGTCTGGCTCGCCTGTTTTGGGACGACGTCAAGTCCAAGATTGTGCTGCACGGATCCGAGCAGTTCTCGCCCGCCCTCATGATCGAGGCGGTGGTCGCCAAGTACGAGCGCTCGATGAGCGATCAGCGATAG
- a CDS encoding multicopper oxidase domain-containing protein, which translates to MVKTLLRQDNTVEIELRAVQRQVKLLSGQPTSVWTYEARRIRGDVSIKHLDSFVGPVIRVRRGQRFIARFINQISETTTVHWHGLNVPEHADGHPKDSVPPGGQRVYEFEIINRAGTYWFHPHPDMRTGRHVWNGLAGMLIVRDDEEPIEQLDDVEDMPIILQDRTFNASNQIVYSIVGMEGALGNRILVNGRPNYAAKVTPSCYRLRILNGSNTRIYKLAFDNMPMVAIGTDGGLLHQAVEKPYIALAPGERVDLWVDFSRFHPGQSVPLRSLPFSATGIGQGPLPNGAGFEVMRFDIRPGHRGYTRLPRPLASKIPTPDQKEAVNYTNPRALPISFDRGRFLLNGAAFRLTEVASNERVRLKDTEVWTFANTTGTMIMPHPIHLHGPSFRVIERTIQNVHRANWEAMREGYTDEGWKDTILLMPGESAKILINFGPYDGLFLYHCHMLEHEDQGMMRNYLVYR; encoded by the coding sequence ATGGTTAAAACTCTGTTGCGCCAGGACAACACCGTCGAGATCGAGTTGAGAGCCGTCCAGCGGCAGGTGAAGCTTCTGTCCGGTCAGCCGACCTCGGTCTGGACGTACGAAGCTCGCCGCATTCGCGGCGACGTATCGATCAAGCATTTAGACTCGTTTGTCGGGCCGGTTATTCGGGTTCGACGGGGTCAACGATTCATTGCTCGGTTCATCAACCAGATTTCCGAGACCACTACCGTGCATTGGCACGGGCTAAACGTGCCGGAGCACGCGGACGGCCATCCTAAGGACTCCGTGCCTCCGGGCGGCCAGCGAGTTTACGAGTTTGAGATCATCAATCGCGCCGGTACCTATTGGTTCCATCCGCACCCCGACATGCGCACAGGTCGGCACGTCTGGAACGGTTTGGCCGGGATGCTGATCGTGCGCGACGACGAAGAGCCCATAGAGCAACTGGACGATGTGGAAGACATGCCGATCATCTTGCAAGACCGCACGTTCAACGCCAGCAATCAGATCGTCTACAGCATCGTTGGCATGGAGGGCGCTCTGGGCAACCGCATCCTGGTCAACGGCCGCCCCAACTACGCCGCAAAGGTAACTCCATCGTGCTATCGGCTTAGGATTCTAAACGGTTCCAACACGCGGATTTACAAACTGGCTTTTGATAACATGCCGATGGTGGCGATCGGGACGGACGGCGGCTTGCTCCACCAGGCGGTAGAGAAACCGTACATCGCCCTCGCGCCTGGCGAACGAGTCGATCTCTGGGTCGATTTCAGTCGATTCCATCCCGGGCAGTCAGTGCCGCTCCGGAGCCTGCCCTTTAGCGCGACGGGCATCGGACAGGGCCCGTTGCCAAACGGCGCGGGATTCGAAGTTATGCGGTTCGACATCCGGCCGGGACACCGAGGCTATACGCGACTTCCTCGGCCGCTCGCATCGAAGATTCCGACTCCCGATCAGAAGGAAGCCGTCAACTATACGAATCCAAGGGCCTTGCCCATCAGCTTCGACCGCGGGCGGTTTTTATTAAACGGCGCTGCCTTCCGGCTGACCGAAGTGGCCAGCAACGAGCGTGTCCGACTAAAAGACACCGAGGTCTGGACGTTTGCCAACACGACGGGCACGATGATCATGCCGCATCCGATCCATTTGCACGGACCGTCGTTCCGCGTTATCGAGCGCACGATTCAAAACGTGCACCGGGCAAACTGGGAGGCCATGCGCGAAGGCTATACGGACGAAGGATGGAAGGACACGATCCTGCTCATGCCGGGCGAATCGGCCAAGATCCTGATCAACTTTGGTCCTTACGACGGCCTGTTCCTCTACCATTGCCACATGCTAGAGCACGAGGATCAGGGCATGATGCGGAACTATCTGGTCTATCGCTGA
- a CDS encoding FdhF/YdeP family oxidoreductase, translated as MSLKRAFERRYGSFFEIVSTAWENRDRLPYAWRILNQGVCDGCALGTAGMKDWTIPGIHLCWIRLNLLRLNTMPPFEPEILSDVSQMVRLKEKDLRKLGRLPAPMVRRNGDAGFRRIDWDEAISIGAERLAQTDPHRIGFYVVSRGTLNESYYAIQKAARALGTNNVDNSARICHAPSSVALKQMIGYGATTCSYTDLFDTDLIVLIGSDAANNQPVFMKYLEQAKKKGAKVAVINPYREPGLDRYWVPSSVKSALLGTKIGDFFFGIRVGGDIAFMTGALKSLIESDLIDQGFIQSRTQGWEEIRASISSTPWEEIERGAGCSRSEIEQFAEVYGRAEKAILVWSMGVTMHSHGTDNVRSIVNLGLSRGMVGRPGCGLMPIRGHSGVQGGAEMGAVPNGLPGAISLNERAHLEALWGFDIPSEPGLFVADMVDAAHNGDLDVLYCAGGNLTSVLPDPGHCRRAIGNIPLRIHHDIVLNPQMLVDPSDTVLLLPATARYETYGTETSTERRVIFSPEVSGPRVIEAREEWRAVCAMVSKARPEIAKALAFSSPAEIMAEIAQAAPMYDGIQHLSKAGDQFQWGGPMLCERDFFGRADGRARFVVISMPQSEARPGMLRLTTRRGKQFNSMVFKDRDSTAGADRNSILMNEQDMMSKGIEQGDLVKVSNEQGALRLAVRASEIQPGQVMAFWPEANALIARGERDPECGIPAYRDCWVTIERDDL; from the coding sequence ATGAGCCTCAAGCGCGCCTTCGAAAGGCGTTATGGTTCTTTCTTCGAGATCGTTTCCACCGCTTGGGAGAATCGCGATCGACTGCCCTACGCTTGGCGCATTCTGAACCAAGGCGTCTGCGACGGTTGCGCTCTGGGCACGGCCGGAATGAAGGATTGGACAATCCCCGGCATTCACCTTTGCTGGATTCGGCTGAACCTGTTGCGGCTGAACACGATGCCCCCGTTCGAGCCGGAGATTCTATCGGACGTTTCGCAGATGGTCCGCCTTAAGGAAAAGGATCTGAGAAAACTGGGTCGGTTGCCCGCCCCCATGGTGAGGCGCAACGGAGACGCAGGCTTTCGACGGATCGATTGGGACGAGGCGATCTCGATAGGGGCTGAAAGGCTTGCTCAGACCGATCCCCATCGCATCGGGTTCTACGTCGTTTCTCGCGGTACGCTGAACGAGTCGTATTACGCGATACAGAAAGCCGCGCGAGCGCTGGGTACGAACAATGTCGATAACTCCGCTCGCATCTGCCATGCTCCCAGCTCTGTCGCGCTCAAGCAGATGATCGGCTACGGCGCCACGACTTGCAGCTACACGGACTTGTTCGACACCGATCTGATCGTGCTGATCGGTAGCGACGCTGCGAACAACCAACCGGTCTTCATGAAGTATCTGGAACAGGCCAAGAAGAAAGGCGCGAAAGTTGCAGTGATCAACCCCTATCGCGAGCCCGGGCTGGATCGATACTGGGTTCCTTCCAGCGTCAAGTCGGCCCTCTTGGGCACAAAGATTGGCGATTTCTTCTTTGGCATTCGGGTCGGCGGCGACATCGCCTTTATGACCGGGGCGCTGAAGAGTCTGATCGAAAGCGATCTGATCGACCAAGGCTTCATCCAGTCCCGCACCCAAGGCTGGGAAGAGATTCGTGCGAGCATAAGTTCAACGCCGTGGGAAGAGATTGAGCGCGGTGCAGGCTGCTCTCGTTCGGAGATCGAGCAGTTTGCCGAGGTCTATGGCAGGGCGGAAAAGGCGATTCTTGTCTGGTCGATGGGCGTTACTATGCATTCGCACGGTACCGACAACGTGCGCTCGATCGTTAATCTTGGTCTTAGCCGCGGCATGGTGGGGCGTCCTGGATGCGGGCTGATGCCGATTCGCGGACATTCCGGGGTTCAGGGCGGCGCAGAGATGGGTGCTGTGCCCAACGGATTGCCCGGCGCGATCTCGCTGAACGAAAGGGCCCATTTGGAAGCGCTCTGGGGCTTTGACATCCCGTCCGAACCCGGACTGTTCGTGGCCGACATGGTGGACGCCGCGCACAACGGCGATCTGGACGTTCTTTACTGCGCGGGCGGCAATCTCACCAGCGTTTTGCCCGACCCTGGCCATTGCCGCAGGGCGATCGGCAACATCCCGCTGCGAATCCACCACGACATCGTGCTCAATCCGCAGATGCTGGTCGATCCCTCCGACACTGTGCTCCTGCTGCCCGCCACCGCTCGATACGAGACCTATGGCACCGAAACTTCTACCGAAAGGCGGGTCATATTCAGCCCAGAAGTCTCCGGGCCGCGCGTGATCGAAGCCCGCGAAGAGTGGAGAGCCGTCTGCGCGATGGTCTCAAAGGCGCGCCCCGAGATCGCCAAGGCTCTAGCCTTTTCGTCGCCGGCCGAGATCATGGCCGAGATTGCGCAAGCCGCCCCTATGTACGACGGCATCCAGCATCTAAGCAAGGCGGGCGATCAGTTTCAGTGGGGCGGACCGATGCTCTGCGAGCGCGACTTCTTTGGCCGGGCAGACGGCCGAGCTCGGTTTGTCGTCATATCGATGCCGCAAAGCGAGGCGCGTCCTGGCATGCTTCGCCTGACCACGCGCAGAGGCAAGCAGTTCAACAGCATGGTGTTCAAAGATCGCGACTCGACCGCCGGCGCCGATCGAAACTCTATCCTGATGAACGAGCAGGATATGATGAGCAAGGGTATCGAGCAAGGCGATCTCGTCAAAGTCTCGAACGAACAGGGAGCGCTGCGCCTAGCCGTGCGGGCCTCTGAGATTCAACCGGGCCAGGTCATGGCCTTCTGGCCCGAAGCCAATGCGCTCATTGCAAGGGGCGAGCGAGACCCCGAGTGCGGCATTCCCGCATACCGCGATTGTTGGGTTACAATTGAGCGAGATGATCTCTGA